Proteins found in one Takifugu flavidus isolate HTHZ2018 chromosome 7, ASM371156v2, whole genome shotgun sequence genomic segment:
- the rp2 gene encoding protein XRP2 isoform X1, producing the protein MGCCFSKKSKRKSPEKEDLTATVETTTGNAVPLGNSTDEAPKQYSWDKREKVDPKDYMLTGLKDATVGRLPGKLNGQQFVIQECENCNIFVFDHSATITIDDCVNCRIVLGPVKGSVFFRDCKDIKCVVACQQFRTRDCKKMDVFLCCATQPIIESSTGMKFACFQYYYPELAFHFKDAGLSIFNNNWSNIHDFTPVSEQNNWSLLPETSSVLDFVPAPDTESDFKAVRVSADPARSIVPLTKGGRRKDSEESCLFVFFAGEYTTANARKMIDEATAKGFVLIQTKEVSMRPEDVKRVFQNNADDLVEWISKGPVIALELSGDGVVEACNNIAKEVFSGTKIFVSDNKNTSARDVDNFFNFADMQMGL; encoded by the exons ATGGGGTGCTGTTTTTCGAAAAAATCCAAACGAAAGTCACCCGAAAAAGAGGATCTTACGGCGACTGTCGAGACGACGACAGGCAACGCGGTTCCCCTTGGCAACAGCACCGACGAGGCTCCGAAGCAGTACAGCTGGGATAAGAGAGAGAAG GTTGATCCCAAAGACTACATGCTGACAGGCCTCAAAGATGCCACCGTTGGCCGCCTGCCTGGAAAACTAAATGGGCAACAGTTTGTCATCCAGGAGTGCGAGAACTGCaacatttttgtgtttgaccACTCAGCGACGATCACCATCGACGACTGCGTCAACTGTCGCATCGTGCTGGGACCTGTCAAAGGCAGCGTGTTTTTCAGAGACTGTAAGGACATCAAGTGCGTGGTGGCCTGTCAGCAGTTTCGAACGCGGGACTGTAAAAAGATGGATGTGTTCCTGTGCTGTGCCACTCAGCCCATCATCGAGTCGTCTACGGGCATGAAGTTCGCCTGCTTCCAGTACTACTACCCTGAACTAGCGTTCCACTTTAAGGACGCTGGACTCAGCATCTTCAACAACAACTGGAGCAACATTCACGATTTCACCCCAGTGTCTGAACAGAATAACTGGAGCTTATTGCCGGAGACTTCGTCCGTTCTGGATTTCGTCCCGGCCCCGGACACAGAGTCTGACTTCAAGGCGGTCAGAGTCTCTGCTGATCCGGCACGCAGCATTGTCCCTTTAACGAAGGGGGGGAGGCGCAAGGACAGCGAAGAGTCGtgcctctttgttttctttgcaggAGAGTATACCACTGCAAACGCACGAAAAATGATAGATGAG GCAACTGCCAAAGGTTTCGTGCTGATCCAGACAAAAGAAGTCTCGATGCGCCCTGAAGATGTGAAGAGAGTCTTTCAAAACAATGCGGATGATCTTGTTGAGTGGATCAGCAAAG GTCCAGTTATAGCTCTGGAGCTGAGTGGTGACGGAGTTGTGGAAGCCTGCAACAACATTGCTAAAGAAGTCTTCAGCGGGACCAAG ATTTTCGTTTCCGACAACAAAAACACGTCTGCCAGAGACGTGGACAATTTCTTCAACTTTGCCGACATGCAGATGGGCTTGTGA
- the rp2 gene encoding protein XRP2 isoform X2 — protein sequence MLTGLKDATVGRLPGKLNGQQFVIQECENCNIFVFDHSATITIDDCVNCRIVLGPVKGSVFFRDCKDIKCVVACQQFRTRDCKKMDVFLCCATQPIIESSTGMKFACFQYYYPELAFHFKDAGLSIFNNNWSNIHDFTPVSEQNNWSLLPETSSVLDFVPAPDTESDFKAVRVSADPARSIVPLTKGGRRKDSEESCLFVFFAGEYTTANARKMIDEATAKGFVLIQTKEVSMRPEDVKRVFQNNADDLVEWISKGPVIALELSGDGVVEACNNIAKEVFSGTKIFVSDNKNTSARDVDNFFNFADMQMGL from the exons ATGCTGACAGGCCTCAAAGATGCCACCGTTGGCCGCCTGCCTGGAAAACTAAATGGGCAACAGTTTGTCATCCAGGAGTGCGAGAACTGCaacatttttgtgtttgaccACTCAGCGACGATCACCATCGACGACTGCGTCAACTGTCGCATCGTGCTGGGACCTGTCAAAGGCAGCGTGTTTTTCAGAGACTGTAAGGACATCAAGTGCGTGGTGGCCTGTCAGCAGTTTCGAACGCGGGACTGTAAAAAGATGGATGTGTTCCTGTGCTGTGCCACTCAGCCCATCATCGAGTCGTCTACGGGCATGAAGTTCGCCTGCTTCCAGTACTACTACCCTGAACTAGCGTTCCACTTTAAGGACGCTGGACTCAGCATCTTCAACAACAACTGGAGCAACATTCACGATTTCACCCCAGTGTCTGAACAGAATAACTGGAGCTTATTGCCGGAGACTTCGTCCGTTCTGGATTTCGTCCCGGCCCCGGACACAGAGTCTGACTTCAAGGCGGTCAGAGTCTCTGCTGATCCGGCACGCAGCATTGTCCCTTTAACGAAGGGGGGGAGGCGCAAGGACAGCGAAGAGTCGtgcctctttgttttctttgcaggAGAGTATACCACTGCAAACGCACGAAAAATGATAGATGAG GCAACTGCCAAAGGTTTCGTGCTGATCCAGACAAAAGAAGTCTCGATGCGCCCTGAAGATGTGAAGAGAGTCTTTCAAAACAATGCGGATGATCTTGTTGAGTGGATCAGCAAAG GTCCAGTTATAGCTCTGGAGCTGAGTGGTGACGGAGTTGTGGAAGCCTGCAACAACATTGCTAAAGAAGTCTTCAGCGGGACCAAG ATTTTCGTTTCCGACAACAAAAACACGTCTGCCAGAGACGTGGACAATTTCTTCAACTTTGCCGACATGCAGATGGGCTTGTGA
- the jade3 gene encoding protein Jade-3 — translation MKRLRSSSSSDSSDNESPSTSFCSSNKNGGKPGTPASNPKKPAEVFRKDLISAMKLPDSHHVPPEDYYLLADTWRQEWEKGVQVLASPDTIPEPSARVIAERPTEVLYSHQRKYIQSSNQESTEPGYVNIRELAEAMCRYDLDDVDLYWLNMLNKELERMGEEPIDELTMERTIEALERHCHDNINHAIETVEGLGIEYDEDVICDVCRSPDSEEGNDMVFCDKCNICVHQACYGIVKVPFGNWLCRTCVLGITPQCLLCPKKGGAMKATRAATKWAHVSCALWIPEVSIACPERMEPITKVSHIPPSRWSLICSLCKLKTGACIQCSVKNCTTPFHVTCAFEHNLELKTILDEGDEVKFKSYCLKHSQGKTGEAGLSPARSKPPAEAVKVGLRAQRLQELEEDFCALVQPGEVSQELGLPERPADFIFQYWKLKRKANFNKALLPPKEEEENVVLQPQEDSIHTRMRMFMHLRQDLERVRNLCYMVSRREKLKLLQSKAQEQMFNLHVALVNQELSAGLQPSCLMESMLFHPAPRITLKLKMPKSSSVGNGNPAFKSGNGPLCPDNSGNVADQPGGGLGQGKPQLHENGRGEERPNNGQLSSSSNSASAVRFTGKPLALHAALHGHSSKGRRKPDQERPRVSKSNGLYEKIVSQKNKSSEPPCDQYASKKGVSKSSFHKSAMEHFGRPFKDATISLVRTTEDRLASDKLSRDTAAKDRLWTKPVPEHKVKSSRSYQDSDGYCPDLELSDSEPEAKGRRGQQVERAHLDPPRKGISHGKKTLGSRHAMQR, via the exons ATGAAACGGCTCAGGTCCTCTAGCAGCAGTGACAGTTCTGACAATGAAA GTCCGTCCACCTCCTTTTGCTCCTCTAACAAGAATGGCGGCAAACCTGGAACGCCTGCCTCCAACCCGAAAAAACCAGCTGAA GTGTTTAGAAAAGACCTGATCAGTGCCATGAAGCTGCCGGACTCCCACCACGTCCCCCCGGAGGACTACTACCTCCTGGCTGACACTTGGCGGCAGGAGTGGGAGAAAGGAGTCCAGGTGCTTGCGAGTCCCGATACCATCCCAGAACCATCAGCCAG AGTTATTGCAGAGAGGCCAACGGAGGTGCTTTACAGCCACCAGAGGAAGTACATCCAGAGCTCCAACCAAGAATCGACAGAACCGGGTTATGTCAACATCAGAGAGCTGGCAGAGGCCATGTGTCGCTACGATCTGGACGATGTAGACCTTTACTGGCTGAACATGCTCAACAAAGAGCTTGAAAGAATGG GGGAGGAGCCTATAGATGAGCTGACAATGGAACGCACCATAGAGGCTCTGGAGAGGCACTGCCACGACAACATAAACCACGCCATCGAGACGGTGGAGGGTCTGGGGATCGAGTACGACGAAGATGTCATCTGCGACGTGTGTCGCTCCCCTGACAGTGAAGAAGGCAACGACATGGTGTTCTGTGACAAGTGCAACATCTGTGTGCACCAG GCCTGTTACGGCATTGTAAAAGTCCCTTTTGGGAACTGGCTGTGCAGGACTTGCGTCCTCGGCATCACCCCCCAGTGCTTGCTGTGTCCAAAGAAGGGCGGCGCCATGAAGGCCACACGCGCAGCCACGAAATGGGCACACGTCAGCTGCGCTCTGTGGATACCAGAG GTGAGCATCGCTTGTCCTGAGAGGATGGAACCCATCACCAAAGTCTCCCACATCCCTCCCAGCCGCTGGTCCCTCATCTGCAGCCTGTGCAAGCTGAAAACAGGCGCGTGTATCCAG TGTTCCGTGAAGAACTGCACCACTCCTTTCCACGTCACCTGCGCCTTTGAGCACAACCTGGAGCTGAAGACCATCTTGGACGAAGGGGATGAAGTCAAGTTCAAGTCCTACTGCCTCAAGCACAGCCAGGGTAAAACCGGGGAGGCTGGCCTGAGCCCCGCCCGTTCGAAACCCCCCGCCGAGGCTGTGAAGGTGGGGCTGCGGGcgcagaggctgcaggagctggaggaggactttTGCGCGCTGGTCCAGCCGGGGGAGGTGTCCCAGGAGCTCGGCCTCCCCGAGCGTCCCGCAGACTTCATCTTTCAGTACTGGAAGCTGAAGAGGAAAGCCAACTTTAAcaaagctctgctgccccctaaagaggaagaggagaacgtGGTGCTCCAGCCGCAGGAGGACAGCATTCACACACGAATGCGGATGTTCATGCACCTGCGACAGGATCTAGAGAGG GTGAGGAACCTGTGTTACATGGTGAGTCGCCGGgaaaagctgaagctgctgcagagcaaagCACAAGAGCAGATGTTCAACTTGCACGTGGCACTCGTCAATCAGGAACTCTCTGCTG gtcTGCAGCCCTCATGCCTCATGGAGAGTATGTTGTTCCACCCTGCTCCCAGAATAACCCTGAAGCTGAAAATGCCCAAATCCTCAAGTGTTGGAAACGGAAACCCCGCTTTCAAATCTGGTAACGGGCCGCTCTGTCCGGACAATAGTGGTAATGTAGCAGATCAGCCCGGTGGAGGTCTGGGTCAGGGGAAGCCCCAGCTACATGAAAATGGCCGGGGAGAAGAGCGTCCCAACAACgggcagctctcctcctccagcaacTCTGCGTCCGCCGTGAGGTTCACAGGCAAACCCTTAGCTCTACACGCTGCTCTCCATGGCCACTCCTCCAAAGGCAGGAGGAAACCGGACCAGGAACGCCCCCGCGTGTCTAAATCCAACGGGCTTTACGAGAAGATTGTTTCTCAGAAGAACAAATCAAGCGAACCCCCCTGTGATCAGTACGCTTCCAAAAAAGGTGTGAGTAAGAGCAGCTTTCACAAGTCTGCCATGGAGCACTTTGGCAGGCCTTTCAAAGATGCCACCATTAGCTTAGTGAGGACCACAGAGGACCGGCTGGCCTCTGACAAGCTGTCTAGGGACACTGCAGCCAAGGACAGACTGTGGACCAAACCAGTGCCTGAGCACAAAGTCAAAAGCAGCCGATCGTACCAGGACAGCGACGGATATTGTCCCGATCTGGAGCTCAGTGACTCCGAGCCTGAGGCCAAAGGGCGACGAGGGCAGCAGGTCGAACGGGCTCACCTGGACCCTCCCAGGAAAGGGATTAGTCACGGGAAAAAGACACTGGGTTCCAGACACGCCATGCAAAGGTGA